One stretch of Nicotiana tabacum cultivar K326 chromosome 18, ASM71507v2, whole genome shotgun sequence DNA includes these proteins:
- the LOC107760469 gene encoding uncharacterized protein LOC107760469 — MWTSHPSFPSGTGTLLVIYSIKRRILARIAGIQKSPNYQFNSYLLNLESNLTNELDSILKNEEDFWKLKSWINWLNERDANNRFFHTSTLNRRRRNRILSLKEESGNWLYDQGDIKTSILSFFKNLYTSSQSQAPISTTNYMAMTHTLSDSQRNKLDRPLEIKEIKMAIFSFKPFKAPGPDGLHPFFY, encoded by the coding sequence ATGTGGACTAGCCACCCATCCTTTCCCAGTGGAACAGGCACACTTTTGGTAATATATTCCATAAAAAGAAGAATCTTAGCCAGAATTGCAGGAATCCAAAAATCTCCTAATTATCAGTTCAACAGCTACTTGTTAAACCTAGAAAGCAACCTGACCAATGAGCTAGATTCCATCCTCAAGAATGAAGAGGATTTTTGGAAACTTAAATCTTGGATTAACTGGCTAAATGAAAGGGATGCCAACAATAGATTCTTCCACACATCCACTCTCAACAGGAGAAGAAGAAACAGGATCCTCTCCCTCAAAGAAGAGAGTGGAAATTGGCTCTATGATCAAGGGGACATCAAAACATCCATTTTGTCCTTCTTCAAGAATCTCTATACCTCCTCACAGTCACAAGCTCCCATATCCACCACCAACTATATGGCTATGACCCATACCCTATCCGACTCTCAAAGGAATAAGCTAGATAGGCCTCTTGAGATCAAAGAAATAAAAATGGCCATCTTCTCCTTCAAGCCCTTCAAGGCCCCTGGGCCTGATGGCCTCCATCCCTTCTTCTATTAG